A stretch of DNA from Nitrospira sp. KM1:
ATCCGACCAGATGTACCATCACTATCTCGGAGCGCCGCTGGAAGTCCTTCTCCTCTATCCGGAGGGAACCGGGGAGGTCAGGATCGTCGGACCCGATTTGGCCATGGGCATGCGGCCGCAACTGCTGATCCCGGGCGGGACCTACCACATATCCCGCATCCGCGCAGCGGACTCGTTCGCCTTGCTCGGAACCACCGAGTGGCCTGGATTCGAAAACCCCGATGTCGAGTTGGGCGATCCGCAAACACTCATGATGGAATATCCGGCTTTTCGCCGTCTCATTGAAGAGTTTATCGGGTCACCTGCAGGCGGGTGACGACTTCTCCCCTGATTCGGAAGACGTGGAGCAGTTCCCCGCTGAATACAGGACTGCGACCTTTCAAAGTAAAAGCATGAAAACCTGTTTTATCATTTTTAATTGCATGACCACCCTCGACTTCGTCGGCGTCTACGATGCCCTGACCCGGCTGAAATCGAACAACCTCATGCCGGAGTTTGCATGGGACATTTGCTCGTTCACCACGGAGGTCGCAGATCGTCACGGGCTTCGTCTGCTCCCGCAGTGTGTGAACAATTCCCTGGCAGACTATGACATGCTGATTGTTCCTGGAGGCGTGGACACTCGCACGCTCCAGCGTGACAGCCGGTTTCTCGATTGGCTCCGCACCTCGCAACCCGTGCCGCTCAAAGCGTCGATCTGCACCGGCTCGCTCTTGCTTGGGGCGGCGGGCTTCTTGAGGAACAAACGAGCCACAACACATCGAATCGCCTTCGAGGAGTTGAAACCGTACTGCAGGACTGTCGTCGACGATCGGATCGTCGACGAAGGAGAAGTCATTACGGCCCGCGGTGTCACCTCCGCGATCGATCTCGGGCTCTATCTGGTTGAACGGCTTGCCGGTGCGGCTGCTCGGAAGCATATTGCCAGACAAATGGATTACCCAATGGACGAGACGAATCTGAAATCACAAAGCAGCACGGGGTAGGAAATCTTCGATTTCCACTCTCCTTCCAGTCAAGAGAGACAGCCGCGGTTTGGAAATTACTTGAGGACGCCGACATGGTCGTGATCATCGACGATTCCACTACCCGGCTTCCGCGCAACGATTGTGCTGCGAAGCAATCCTTGAAACGGCACAGCGCCTGCCCTCCGTGCCCATATCCAGTTCACGCATGAACTCACACCGGCACCTGTCCCTTGCCGATCTCGTATTGGCATCCTCATATCTTGACTGATGCCCTCCTGTTGCATAACGTATGGAACTTTTTGCCGCTGGTCCGGTACGGACCGCATGATAATCTCATAATATGCAAGGGGGAATAGCGTATGCGGTTTATCAAGGTTAAGGATGAGGAACGTGCAGGAGAGGTGGCGATCAATCTCGATCTTGTCCGTGAAGCCCATTATGGTGGGGGCTTGCTGCACCTCTACTTCGAGCATAGTTCCAGCGCACAGGATGATATGACATTCACCGGCGACAATGCTCAAAAAATCTGGGCGGCTATGGGATGATGTTACGGAGGCCCGTGGTCACGAAACGATGGACGACGCGCTGAGGACAAGACGAATGTCGAGAAACTGATGACCAACGATCGTGTCAACCTGCGAGACATCGCCCGCCGTGCCATGGCAGAGCGGGATTTGTTCCCCGATTTTTCCTCTGCGGCAATTGCCGAACTCGCCCGCATACATGCACCCGCGGATCAGACGCCGAACACACGTGACTTACGGAAGTGGCTCTGGGCCTCTATCGATAATGACGACTCGCGCGATCTTGATCAATTGACCGTAGCCGAGCAGCGCCGGGACGGCTCGGTGACGGTGATGGTTGCCGTCGCCGACGTCGATGCACTGGTCGCCAAGGATTCGGCGCTGGATGCGCATGCCGGACACAACACCACCTCGGTGTACACGTCGGGCGGCATCTTCCCCATGCTTCCGGAAAAACTTTCGACCGACTTTACATCGCTCAATGAGGGGCAGGATCGTCAGGCGATCGTCGTCGAACTCCTCGTCGCCCAAGACGGTTCGGTGACTGCATCCACGTTGTTTCAAGCGCTGGTGCGCAACCATGCGAAGCTGACCTATGACGGCGTCTCCGCATGGCTGACGGGTACGGCGCCGGCACCAGACGCCGTGATGGCCGTGTCGGGTCTCGATGCGCAACTTCGTTTACAGGACCAAGCGGCACAGCGGCTGAAAACGAGACGACACCAGCAGGGGGCGTTGAGCTTGGAGACGATCGAATCCCGAGCCGTCTTTGACGGTGACGTCCTGACGCGTCTCAGAGTCGAAGAAAAGAACCGGGCCAAGCAATTGATCGAAGATTTCATGATCGCGGCGAATCAAGCAACCGCCGGATACCTTCGGCACATGGGAATTCCATCGTTCCGACGTATCCTGCATTCACCGGAACGGTGGGAGCGGATCATGGAGATGGCGGCACGCTGGGGCGAGCGCCTGCCGCCGGAACCGGACGCCCGCGCGCTGGAAGCGTTCCTGACAAAACGCCGGCAAGCCGATCCGGTCAGATTCCCCGACTTGTCCTTGGCCGTCGTAAAACTGATCGGCCGGGGCGAATATGTGCTGGACGAATCATGTGACGGCGCTCCCGAGCACTTCGGACTCGCGGTCAAAGGGTATACGCACTCGACGGCTCCAAACCGCCGCTATCCGGACCTTGTCACCCAGAGGCTGATCAAATCCGCTCTGGCACCGACGTCACCTCCGTATCGAATCGATGAATTACGGTATCTGGCCGCACATTGTACGGAAAAGGAAGACGATGCCGAGCGCGTCGAACGTCAGCTGAGAAAATCCGCAGCCGCATTGCTGCTGGGCTCACAGATCGGACATCAGTTCGATGCGATTGTGACAGGATCCTCTGACAAAGGAACCTGGGTTCGTTTGCTGGACCCTCCGGTGGAAGGGAAACTCATCACTGGAGGTCTTGGATTAGATGTGGGAGATACCGTGCACGTAAAGCTCGTCAGCACGGATGTCGAACGCGGCCATATCGATTTTTCGAGAGTGCCCTACTGACTCCGCACATCGGCTCACCAAAAGGTGGGGCAGCTCAGACAGCACGGGCAGCCTGCGCAGGAAGCGGAGACTGCCCGTATTGCGGCGCTTAGGACGCCTGATGCTTTCGAACGGGTGTGTTGTTGACCCGTGCGGATAACGGGTGTGTGGCAACTCGTCAGGGGAAATTCACATAGTCCCAGGTGCTTGCGTTCCTCACTCCGGCCTTGGCTCTCCACTGCAGCGCTCTCTGCGATGAGATCCCTTTCGCGGGAAAACGGGAGCGGATGGAGATCCGGTCAGCGTGACTGACGAGGTACCCGCCCGTGACTCGGCGGGCCGTCGTGGTCCGGTGGATTCAGGTCTTCCATTTCCACCTCCTCTTTTGTACGAGCGATCAACACAATCACTCGTATTGATAGTTCGTTTGTACTCCCGCTGTAATGCCTAGTCAATAAAGTTAATGCGGAATTTTTTGTGGCTGTGATTCGGCATAACTCATGCCACACAAATATGAAAACCGTCCGGCGTTAATACTTATCAATCCACCTCTGCGAGGTCAGAATCTGGATCTATTTCGACAGATCAGCAGATGCAGGCCTGATGTTAAGCAGTCTTGTGATCAGAGGAATAGGAGGTCCTTGCAGGAGTACCGATGTGACCGCGATGAAAAAGACCAGGTCAAAAATAGAATCGGCTTGCTTGACCCCGGCCAGAAGGGGAAACGTTGCCAGGACAATCGGCACCGCCCCCCTCAGTCCTACCCAGGCGACTAGAGTTTTCTGACGGAAGTCCAAGCGCGATAGCGCAAGGGCCACATACACACTGACAGGACGAGCAATGACGATCAGGTACAGGGACATAAGGAGCCCGACCCAAGCGATCGGGACCAGTCTGGAAGGAAACACTTGCAACCCAAGGATCAAGAACATGGTGATCTGCATCATCCAGGCCAACTCATCGTGGAATCTCACGATGCGAGGCTGATACGTGAAGGGTTTGCGTCTCAAAACCAATCCCGCGAGGTACACGGCCAGAAACCCGCTCCCATGCATGATGGCGGTGAGACCATACGTGAGCAGCGCGAGTGCAACCGACAATACCGGGTAGATACCTTCCAGTTCCAATTCCAATGTATTGAGCACTCGCCGGATGACTTCCCCCATGACTATGCCGATCACCGACCCGACCGCCATCTGCATGGTGAAAAAGAGCGCTAACTCGCTGACCGAAGTCGCGGGGTTCGTCAAGAGCTGAATGATGGCGAGCGTGAGCACGACAGCCATCGGATCGTTGCTGCCGGATTCGAATTCAAGCAAATGCGGCAGTGATCCAGGCAGCTTTGCATTTCTGGCCTTGAGAACCATGAACACGGCCGCCGCATCCGTCGATGACACAATCGCGCCAAGGAGAAGTCCTTCGAGAAAAGAAAACTCATGCACCCAAGAGACAAACGCTCCGACCAAAACGGCCGTCAACAGAACTCCGATGGTAGATAAGGCAAGCCCATCCCATAGTATGGGTCGAACCCAGCGCCATTCCGTATCCAACCCGCCGGAGAACAAGATGAGGACGAGCGCAATGACCCCCAGCGTTTGAACCATAGCCGGATTGTCAAAATAAATTCCGCCCAACCCGTCCGACCCGGCCAACATCCCGATGCCAAGAAAGAGGACAAGTGACGGAATGCCCAGGCGGTTTGAGAGTTTGATCGTCAGGATGCTGAGGATGACGAGCCCGGAATAGACGATAAACAGAAGATCGATGGTAGATGACATTGATCGTGATGCAGAGAAGCTCTCATAAGCACGAGTCGATCCAACGAGCTGATTCTATAGCACAAGCCACCGTGGCAAGCTAGATGCAGCTCGACATGTCATATCGTTGTTTTCTACCTACCAGAAAATTCTCCTCTTCAGTCTATTTATTGTGAAGTCTTTCAATAATGAGCGAATCCGCTCCCTGGGCACCGTGCGAAAATCTATAGATCCCCAGCTATCAGTCGCTGTGCAAAATTCTCACCAGATTAGTCCCTAGGTGAAATGGCGCGTCCGACGTGGCCAAAAATGACCCGCGCGCGTTGTTAACGCGATGCGGGAATATCGGCGCAAGTTTTGCACCTTAAATTTTCTTTTTCTGAAGAAGATTGCCGATCGATGCACGTTGAATTTGATCAATTCGATGCGGACAAGTTTTCCTTTCACGACCATCAAGTTTTGGTGATCGATAATTTTTGGTCGGCCGCCGAGCGTAAATTTTTTCAACGAGCCATGCTCGAAGCGTCATGGAAGGCCCTTCATGATAGTCCTCAACTCCGTGCAACGTTCCCCAATTGCGGGAATTGGCTCAAAGCAGACATCGCCCGCTCTGAGGGCACCGTTCTTCTCAATCGCGTGGGCCTCTCCTGTATCAGGCGTTATATCGAATCGTTTCCTGGCATTGTGGGGCGCCATCTGAATTTCAATTATTACTCCTACGGCGCCGGAGACTGTCTTCTCACGCACGATGACGTGGTACGAGACCACCAGGAGGGCGAACCCATCAATTATGCCGACCCCTTGCGACGACTCGCCCTCGTCACCTACCTCCACGATGAGTGGCAACCTGACTGGGGGGGGGAGTTAATTATCTATGACATGGCGCAGGGACGACGATCCCAATCCGATCTTTCAATTACCCATTGCATTGCGCCGAAACCCGGCGCACTCGTCTTGTTCACAGTTCCAAGATATCACCGAGTCTGCCGGGTCGACGCCGTCAGCGGTACATCTAAACGTCTCTCAATCGCCGGCTGGTTCATGACCGAGCATCAACCTGAAACCTTCGCGTCTCCACATGAATCCCATACGCATATCGATGCTCCGTTGAGAGCCGGTGAAGCGAGCCCCTACAGAACATAACTTCATGTTTAACTTTCTGTATATGTTTTTAGAACATTGCTTTTCCCAATCTTGAGCTCTCGGTCATCAAGCGATAAAATCCGAAATTTGCCTCTTGAATATTCTCCGGTCGGCTGGATAGTATAGGGTCAACCTTACCGGGTGGGATTGGTGTCGGAAGACCTTTCCTGATTTATTGACTCTCAAGCAGACTTTCCAGTGGCCTACCGATTCATCATCACTGTCTCAGTTCTATTCTCGACTTTGACTCTCTTCGCCTGCGCCGGGTCGGAACCGTCCCCTGAAAAAGCCGGGACGCTGAAACCTCATGCCGACTCGGAGCTGTCCGTGAACGACATCCGAAAAGCGGCAAACGCCGGCAATGCGGACGCGCGAAATAAGCTTGGCATTCTCTACAGTGAAGGCCGGGGCGTCGGTCAAAGTTACGTGCAGGCCAAGCAGTGGTTTGAAAAGGCGGCTGAACAGGGGCATGCAGGGGCTCAGGTGAATCTCGGAACCTTATATCTTCACGGTCTGGGAGCTCCTCAGAGCGATCAAATGGCGCTTGTATGGTTCCGTCAGGCAGCCAAACAGGGAGACTCTCTGGCTTTCGCAAAATTGGGACTCATGTTCACCCAGGGACGCGGCGTGGCCCAGGATTATGTTCAAGCCCACATGTGGTACAACCTCTCCGCCGCGCATGGAGAACGGCGAGCGGCGGAGTCCAGAGACAATCTGGCCAAGCAGATGACGCCCACTCAGGTGGCGGAAGCTCAAAAGCTCGCGCAGGAATTCGAACAGAAAGCCCCGCGAAGTCTTCAATAGTCTCTCCTCTCTCTTAACAATCGATTGTCCCATACGCGCGACGCATGTTCTTCGCCGCTCAGCTCTGACCATCGGCAATTATTCCCCTCTATCAACCGAACAAACGCGTCCGATTCCATCGGCACTCGTAACCACTTTCGTCGGCTAAAGAGCATTGACGCGGGGGCGAGGGAATGATTCACCGAAGAAATAAAGCGGGCGAACGTTTCAGGCAAGTCCACTCACTACTTCTTCGTAATAGGAACGCAGAATCGCTATGCGCGAGTGGTGGAAAATCACCAATTGGCGTTGGTCGA
This window harbors:
- a CDS encoding cupin domain-containing protein, which encodes MSTREKANQIIDLLGLAPHPTCGFVAETYRSSRRIPSAVLPPEYEGDRPLASVLYFMVTTQTPIRLHRIRSDQMYHHYLGAPLEVLLLYPEGTGEVRIVGPDLAMGMRPQLLIPGGTYHISRIRAADSFALLGTTEWPGFENPDVELGDPQTLMMEYPAFRRLIEEFIGSPAGG
- a CDS encoding DJ-1/PfpI family protein; translation: MKTCFIIFNCMTTLDFVGVYDALTRLKSNNLMPEFAWDICSFTTEVADRHGLRLLPQCVNNSLADYDMLIVPGGVDTRTLQRDSRFLDWLRTSQPVPLKASICTGSLLLGAAGFLRNKRATTHRIAFEELKPYCRTVVDDRIVDEGEVITARGVTSAIDLGLYLVERLAGAAARKHIARQMDYPMDETNLKSQSSTG
- a CDS encoding RNB domain-containing ribonuclease codes for the protein MTNDRVNLRDIARRAMAERDLFPDFSSAAIAELARIHAPADQTPNTRDLRKWLWASIDNDDSRDLDQLTVAEQRRDGSVTVMVAVADVDALVAKDSALDAHAGHNTTSVYTSGGIFPMLPEKLSTDFTSLNEGQDRQAIVVELLVAQDGSVTASTLFQALVRNHAKLTYDGVSAWLTGTAPAPDAVMAVSGLDAQLRLQDQAAQRLKTRRHQQGALSLETIESRAVFDGDVLTRLRVEEKNRAKQLIEDFMIAANQATAGYLRHMGIPSFRRILHSPERWERIMEMAARWGERLPPEPDARALEAFLTKRRQADPVRFPDLSLAVVKLIGRGEYVLDESCDGAPEHFGLAVKGYTHSTAPNRRYPDLVTQRLIKSALAPTSPPYRIDELRYLAAHCTEKEDDAERVERQLRKSAAALLLGSQIGHQFDAIVTGSSDKGTWVRLLDPPVEGKLITGGLGLDVGDTVHVKLVSTDVERGHIDFSRVPY
- a CDS encoding potassium/proton antiporter; translated protein: MSSTIDLLFIVYSGLVILSILTIKLSNRLGIPSLVLFLGIGMLAGSDGLGGIYFDNPAMVQTLGVIALVLILFSGGLDTEWRWVRPILWDGLALSTIGVLLTAVLVGAFVSWVHEFSFLEGLLLGAIVSSTDAAAVFMVLKARNAKLPGSLPHLLEFESGSNDPMAVVLTLAIIQLLTNPATSVSELALFFTMQMAVGSVIGIVMGEVIRRVLNTLELELEGIYPVLSVALALLTYGLTAIMHGSGFLAVYLAGLVLRRKPFTYQPRIVRFHDELAWMMQITMFLILGLQVFPSRLVPIAWVGLLMSLYLIVIARPVSVYVALALSRLDFRQKTLVAWVGLRGAVPIVLATFPLLAGVKQADSIFDLVFFIAVTSVLLQGPPIPLITRLLNIRPASADLSK
- a CDS encoding 2OG-Fe(II) oxygenase family protein → MHVEFDQFDADKFSFHDHQVLVIDNFWSAAERKFFQRAMLEASWKALHDSPQLRATFPNCGNWLKADIARSEGTVLLNRVGLSCIRRYIESFPGIVGRHLNFNYYSYGAGDCLLTHDDVVRDHQEGEPINYADPLRRLALVTYLHDEWQPDWGGELIIYDMAQGRRSQSDLSITHCIAPKPGALVLFTVPRYHRVCRVDAVSGTSKRLSIAGWFMTEHQPETFASPHESHTHIDAPLRAGEASPYRT
- a CDS encoding tetratricopeptide repeat protein; protein product: MAYRFIITVSVLFSTLTLFACAGSEPSPEKAGTLKPHADSELSVNDIRKAANAGNADARNKLGILYSEGRGVGQSYVQAKQWFEKAAEQGHAGAQVNLGTLYLHGLGAPQSDQMALVWFRQAAKQGDSLAFAKLGLMFTQGRGVAQDYVQAHMWYNLSAAHGERRAAESRDNLAKQMTPTQVAEAQKLAQEFEQKAPRSLQ